The following are encoded together in the Streptomyces sp. NBC_01465 genome:
- a CDS encoding class I SAM-dependent methyltransferase has product MDSTRLFYDQLAADYDRMYADWDASIAHQGRALDALISQELGSGTYDVLDCACGIGTQALGLASLGHRVTGTDLSPVAAARAVREASARGLSLPAAAADMRQLPFRSGSFDVVVCADNALPHLLTEADVRAALRAMRRVLRPGGLLLLSTRPYGQLRRERPESMHPQVMEGPEGRTITFQLWHWHEDGERYDLEHFQLHPDGDTWTTRVRRATYWALTEPETAALAAGAGFATTAWHQPADTGFFQPVLVARVTSHDDN; this is encoded by the coding sequence ATGGACAGCACGCGACTCTTTTACGATCAACTCGCTGCCGATTACGACCGGATGTATGCCGACTGGGACGCGAGCATCGCCCACCAGGGCCGGGCGCTCGACGCCCTGATCTCCCAGGAGCTCGGCTCAGGAACGTACGACGTCCTCGACTGTGCCTGCGGCATCGGCACCCAGGCGCTGGGGCTGGCCTCCCTCGGCCACCGGGTTACGGGCACCGACCTGAGCCCCGTCGCGGCCGCGCGGGCCGTGCGCGAGGCTTCGGCGCGCGGTCTGTCCCTTCCGGCTGCCGCAGCCGACATGCGGCAACTGCCCTTCCGCAGCGGCTCCTTCGACGTCGTGGTCTGCGCCGACAACGCGCTGCCCCACCTGCTGACCGAGGCCGACGTGCGGGCCGCGCTCCGCGCGATGCGCCGCGTTCTGCGCCCTGGCGGACTGCTGCTGCTCTCCACACGCCCGTACGGTCAACTCCGGCGCGAGCGGCCCGAGTCCATGCATCCCCAGGTCATGGAGGGCCCGGAGGGGCGGACGATCACCTTCCAGCTCTGGCACTGGCACGAGGACGGCGAGCGTTACGACCTGGAGCACTTCCAGCTGCACCCCGACGGCGACACCTGGACGACGCGCGTCCGCCGGGCCACGTACTGGGCGCTCACCGAGCCGGAGACGGCAGCACTCGCGGCCGGCGCGGGCTTCGCGACAACGGCGTGGCACCAGCCCGCGGACACCGGATTCTTTCAGCCCGTTCTGGTCGCTAGGGTGACCAGCCATGACGACAATTGA